A window of the Garra rufa chromosome 10, GarRuf1.0, whole genome shotgun sequence genome harbors these coding sequences:
- the parp2 gene encoding poly [ADP-ribose] polymerase 2: MRRTRSCRGKSVADSGSEASEAKTIWQWKGDEGEWEPYPPEVCVQLDTAKQAGEKSVSLALGPGYEVDLVKMTQTNTVTKYKRKIRLQKVKSEDPNEGKALNGKNEAAGVVQIKEEKEEEDEQPVSKKRRNEVRSQRANKATAVVKEESKEEVVKTVVMKGKAPVDSECKAKIGKAHVYSEGADVYDVMLNQTNLQFNNNKYYLIQLLQDDNAKAYSVWMRWGRVGKVGQNSLVNCGGNLAQAKDTFKKKFFDKTKNEWEHRANFEKVAGKYDMVFVDYSIEDKEKDKAVVSSPPQLKPCQLNSKVQSLLELICDLKAMEECVLEMKFDIKKAPLGKLTTEQIRAGYASLKRIEECLNKKKSNKELLDACNQFYTRIPHDFGLRTPPIIRTEDELKEKIALLEALSDIQIAVKMVQSSVQNDEHPLDRQYRSLQCQLQPVDSNSNEYKVIEKYLQSTHAPTHTDYTMTILDLFALEREGEKNSFCSELENRMLLWHGSRLSNWVGILSQGLRVAPPEAPVTGYMFGKGIYFADMSSKSANYCFANQKNNQGILLLSEVALGNSNELLDSDYNADQLPPGKHSTKGLGQTAPDPNNYVALDGVTVPMGPSVKTGVGQKGGYTLLYNEYIVYNPAQIQMKYLLRVQFNFSSLW, translated from the exons ATGCGACGAACAAGGAGTTGCCGGGGCAAGTCTGTGGCAGATTCGGGCAGTGAAGCTTCAGAGGCGAAGACAA TTTGGCAGTGGAAGGGGGATGAGGGTGAGTGGGAACCGTATCCTCCAGAGGTCTGTGTCCAGCTGGATACAGCAAAGCAGGCTGGTGAAAAGTCTGTGTCACTGGCGCTGGGACCTGGTTATGAAGTGGATCTTGTGAAAATGACTCAGACTAATACTGTCACCAAGTACAAGCGAAAAATCCGCCTTCAGAAAGTGAAGTCTG AAGATCCGAATGAAGGGAAGGCTTTGAATGGTAAAAATGAAGCTGCAGGTGTTGTTCAGATTAAAGAAGAGAAAGAGGAGGAAGACGAGCAACCGGTTTCCAAGAAGAGACGCAATGAAGTGAGGAGTCAGAGAGCGAACAAAGCCACGGCTGTTGTAAAAGAAGAAAGCAAAG AAGAGGTTGTGAAGACGGTGGTTATGAAAGGAAAAGCCCCAGTTGATTCAGAATGCAAGGCTAAAATTGGAAAG GCCCACGTCTACAGCGAGGGGGCCGATGTATATGATGTTATGCTGAATCAG ACAAATCTTCAGTTCAACAACAATAAATATTACCTGATTCAGCTTCTTCAGGATGACAATGCAAAAGCCTACAGTGTTTGGATGAGGTGGGGACGAG TGGGTAAAGTAGGACAGAACAGCTTGGTTAACTGTGGGGGCAATCTTGCTCAGGCCAAAGACACCTTCAAAAAGAA ATTCTTTGACAAGACCAAGAATGAGTGGGAGCATCGAGCTAATTTTGAGAAAGTTGCCGGAAAATATGACATGGTATTTGTAGACTACAGCATTGAAGACAAG GAAAAGGACAAGGCCGTGGTATCCTCTCCTCCTCAATTAAAGCCCTGCCAACTGAACAGCAAGGTCCAGTCTCTCCTAGAGCTTATATGTGACCTCAAAGCCATGGAAGAGTGTGTGCTAGAAATGAAGTTTGACATCAAAAAAGCCCCACTTG GAAAACTAACTACAGAGCAAATTCGAGCTGGCTACGCCTCTTTGAAGAGGATCGAGGAGTGTTTAAATAAAAAGAAGAGTAATAAGGAACTCTTGGATGCTTGCAACCAGTTCTACACTCGTATCCCCCATGACTTTGG GTTGCGGACACCCCCTATAATACGCACAGAGGATGAGCTGAAGGAGAAAATTGCTTTGCTTGAG GCTCTAAGTGACATCCAGATAGCAGTGAAAATGGTTCAGTCTAGTGTTCAGAACGATGAGCATCCATTGGACAGACAATATCGGTCTTTACAATGTCAACTGCAGCCGGTGGATTCTAACAGCAATGAATATAAG GTTATAGAGAAATATCTTCAGTCCACTCATGCACCCACCCATACTGACTACACAATGACAATTCTGGACCTCTTTGCTCTGGAAAGAGAGGGCGAGAAGAACAGCTTCTGCTCTGAGCTGGAAAACAG GATGCTCCTGTGGCACGGTTCTCGTCTGTCAAACTGGGTGGGGATTCTGAGTCAGGGGCTGCGAGTGGCCCCTCCAGAGGCTCCCGTGACCGGATACATG TTTGGTAAGGGGATCTATTTTGCAGACATGTCATCTAAAAGTGCCAATTACTGCTTTGCCAATCAGAAAAACAACCAAGGAATCCTGTTGCTGAGCGAG GTTGCCCTTGGGAATAGTAATGAACTTCTGGATTCAGATTACAATGCTGACCAACTGCCTCCTGGGAAACATAGTACAAAAGGCCTGGGGCAGACTGCGCCCGACCCAAACAACTATGTTGCACT AGATGGTGTGACTGTACCCATGGGGCCCTCTGTGAAGACAGGGGTGGGGCAGAAGGGAGGTTACACCCTCCTTTATAATGAATACATTGTTTATAACCCTGCTCAGATACAGATGAAGTACCTCCTTCGAGTTCAGTTTAACTTCTCTTCGCTGTGGTGA